A window of the Lactuca sativa cultivar Salinas chromosome 7, Lsat_Salinas_v11, whole genome shotgun sequence genome harbors these coding sequences:
- the LOC128127160 gene encoding uncharacterized protein LOC128127160: protein MDWISEMELAFMTCGCRGKLQTTFAVRQFRGSVVRWWNTLGKTLSPNEPLQLTWAEFLVQFKRKYCSAQNLLELENQFLTLKKGSMSIDEYTNNFTEKMEFALRLVPDELTKIDKYAKGLPWEYAVPVRQAPTLEAAIWAAKSVEDMIKGRAANKIEVGEKRKFEESTRPNKKIKSGSKESSGGGNKVKWCEKCKKNHFGKCSEEVTCYKCGKTGHYANECKRVCYECREEGHVAKDCPKKKEAEKPNIPPKPKARAFHMILDEAVDNARIQE, encoded by the coding sequence atggattggatctcggagatggagttagccttcatgacatgcggttgcagagggaagctacagaccacatttgcagtgcgtcagtttcgaggaagtgttgtacgttggtggaataccttggggaagactctgagccctaatgagcccctgcaactgacatgggcagaatttttggtgcaattcaaacgaaagtactgctcagctcaaaacctgcttgagctagagaaccagtttctaaccctgaagaagggaagcatgtcaatcgatgaatacacgaacaacttcacagaaaagatggagtttgccttgcgtcttgttccggatgagctgacgaaaattgacaagtacgcaaagggacttccatgggagtacgcggtgccagtgcgtcaggctcctactctggaggcagctatctgggctgccaagtctgtggaagatatgattaagggaagagctgccaacaagattgaggttggcgaaaagaggaagtttgaggaatctacgaggcccaataagaagatcaagtctggttcaaaggagtctagcggaggaggaaacaaagtgaaatggtgcgagaagtgcaaaaagaatcactttgggaaatgtagcgaagaagtgacttgctacaagtgtgggaagaccggacattacgccaacgagtgcaaaagggtgtgttatgaatgccgtgaagaagggcatgttgctaaggattgcccgaaaaagaaagaggcggaaaaaccaaacattccgccaaaaccgaaggcaagagcattccatatgatcctagacgaagcagttgacaatgcgaggattcaggaatga